A region of Salvelinus namaycush isolate Seneca chromosome 9, SaNama_1.0, whole genome shotgun sequence DNA encodes the following proteins:
- the cnot1 gene encoding CCR4-NOT transcription complex subunit 1 isoform X2: MNLDSLSLALSQISYLVDNLTKKNYRASQQEIQHIVNRHGPEADRHLLRCLFSHVDFSGDGKSSGKDFHQFLIQECVSLISKPNFISTLCYAIDNPLHYQKSLKPSAHLFTQLSKVLKLSKVQEVIFGLALLNSCNADLRGFAAQFVKQKLPDLLRSYVDADLGVNQEGGFQDIAIEVLHLLLSHLLFGQKGASGVGQEQIDAFLKTLCRDFPQARCPVVLAPLLYPEKRDILMDRILPDSGELAKTMMESSLAEFMQEVGYGFCASLDECRNIILQYGVREVTASQVARVLGMMARTHSGLSDGIPLQSISAPGSGIWSDGKDKSDGSQAHTWNVEVLIDVVKEVNPNLNFKEVTYELDHPGFMIRDSKGLQMVVYGIQRGLGMEVFPVDLIYRPWKHAEGQLSFIQHSLMSPDVFCFADYPCHTVAIDILKAPPEDDNREIATWKSLDLVESLLRLSEVGQYEQVKQLFSFPIKHCPDMLVLALLQISTSWHTLRHELISTLMPIFLGNHPNSAIILHYAWHGQGQSPSIRQLIMHSMAEWYMRGEQYDQAKLSRILDVAQDLKSLSMLLNGTPFAFVIDLAALASRREYLKLDKWLTDKIREHGEPFIQACVTFLKRRCPSIMGGLAPEKDQPKSAQLPPETMATMLGCLQSCAGSVSQELSETILTMVANCSNVMNKARQPPPGVMPKGRAPSTSSLDAISPVQVSVSPLQMDPLTAMGSLNLSSSATSHTQSMQGFPTPLGSAFSNPQSPAKAFPPLSNPNPSTPFGGIGSLSSQLGNTGPLGSGIGSGLGMPAVSSDPFGTRKMSTPGLNPTTFQQSKMKASDLSQVWPEANQHFSKEIDDEANSYFQRIYNHPPHPTMSVDEVLEMLQRFKDSTIKREREVFNCMLRNLFEEYRFFPQYPDKELHITACLFGGIIEKGLVTYMALGLALRYVLEALRKPFGSKMYYFGIAALDRFKNRLKDYPQYCQHLASIGHFLQFPLTLQEYIEYGQQSRDPPVKMQGSITTPGSLALAQAQAQSQPPKAPQSGQPSTLVTTATATTTVAKTTTITRPTPGSFKKDVPPSINTTNIDTLLVATDQTERIVEPPENVQEKIAFIFNNLSQSNMTQKVEELKETVKEEFMPWVSQYLVMKRVSIEPNFHSLYSNFLDTLKNPEFVKMVLNETYRNIKVLLTSDKAAANFSDRSLLKNLGHWLGMITLAKNKPILYTDLEVKSLLLEAYVKGQQELLYVVPFVAKVLESSLRSVIFRPQNPWTMAIMNVLAELHTEHDLKLNLKFEIEVLCKNLSLDINDLKPGTLLKDKDKLKSLEEQLSAPKKEAKPPEEMIPIVSTGIQHFQTGMPLVGDFLPFAAAPSTPAPTTTCSATGPPTPQFSYHDINVYALAGLAPHINININIPLLQAHPQLKQCVRQSIERAVQELVHPVVDRSIKIAMTTCEQIVRKDFALDSEESRMRVAAHHMMRNLTAGMAMITCREPLLMSIATNLKNSFAAALRAPTPQQREMMEEAAARVAQDNCELACCFIQKTAVEKAGPEMDKRLATEFELRKHARQEGRRYCDPVVLTYQAERMPEQIRLKVGGVDPKQLAVYEEFARNVPGFLPSNDLSQPTGFLAQPMKQQAWATDDVAQIYDKCMADLEQHLHAIPPALAMNPQTQALRSLLEAVALARNSRDGIAALGLLQKAVEGLLDATSGADADLLLRYRECHLLVLKALQDGRAYGPLWCNKQITRCLIECRDEYKYNVEAVELLIRNHLVNMQQYDLHLAQSMENGLHYMAVAFAMQLVKLLLVDERSVSHITEADLFHTIETLMRTSAHSRANAPEGLPQLMDVVRSNYEAMIDRAHGGPNFMMHSGISQASEYDDPPGLREKAEYLLREWVNLYHSAAAGRDSTKAFSAFVGQMHQQGILKTDDLITRFFRLCTEMCVEISYRAQAEQQHNPAASAAIIRAKCYHNLDAFVRLIALLVKHSGEATNTVTKINLLNKVLGIVVGVLIQDHDVRQTEFQQLPYHRIFIMLLLELNAPEHVLETINFQTLTAFCNTFHILRPTKAPGFVYAWLELISHRIFIARMLAHTPQQKGWPMYAQLLIDLFKYLAPFLRNVELNKPMQILYKGTLRVLLVLLHDFPEFLCDYHYGFCDVIPPNCIQLRNLILSAFPRNMRLPDPFTPNLKVDMLSEINIAPRILTNFTGVMPSQFKKDLDSYLKTRSPVTFLSELRSNLQVGGATLGPWKYLQHNDTSLEQVSNEPGNRYNIQLINALVLYVGTQAIAHIHNKGSTPSMSTITHSAHMDIFQNLAVDLDTEGRYLFLNAIANQLRYPNSHTHYFSCTMLYLFAEANTEAIQEQITRVLLERLIVNRPHPWGLLITFIELIKNPAFKFWSHDFVHCAPEIEKLFQSVAQCCMGQKQAQQVMEGTGAS, translated from the exons ATGAATCTTGACTCGCTCTCGCTGGCTTTGTCTCAAATCAGCTACCTGGTGGACAATTTAACAAAGAAAAACTACAGAGCCAGCCAGCAGGAAATACAGCAT ATTGTGAATCGTCACGGCCCTGAGGCGGACAGGCATTTATTACGCTGTCTCTTCTCCCATGTGGATTTCAGTGGTGATGGTAAAAGCAGTGGCAAAGATTTTCATCAG TTTCTGATCCAGGAGTGTGTTTCACTGATTTCAAAGCCTAATTTTATTTCAACACTTTGCTACGCCATCGACAATCCTTTGCACTACCAGAAG AGTTTGAAGCCGTCGGCCCACTTGTTTACTCAGTTGAGTAAAGTTCTCAAGCTAAGCAAGGTTCAAGAA GTGATATTTGGCCTTGCTTTGCTCAATTCGTGCAACGCAGACCTTCGTGGTTTTG CCGCGCAGTTCGTCAAACAAAAGCTCCCTGATCTCCTCCGCTCGTACGTGGACGCGGACCTTGGCGTTAACCAGGAAGGTGGCTTCCAAGATATTGCCATAGAGGTCCTGCACCTGCTCCTCTCCCATCTTCTGTTTGGCCAGAAGGGAGCCAGTGGCGTCGGACAAGAGCAGATTGACGCTTTCCTCAAGACACTGTGCAGAG atttCCCGCAGGCGCGCTGCCCTGTGGTGCTTGCACCGCTGCTGTACCCTGAAAAACGGGACATTCTGATGGACAGGATTCTGCCAGACTCGGGAGAGTTAGCCAAGACCATGATGGAGAGTTCTCTTGCAGAGTTCATGCAGGAAGTTGGCTATGGCTTTTGTGCAAG TCTTGATGAATGCCGCAACATAATTCTGCAGTATGGGGTGCGAGAGGTTACTGCCAGCCAGGTGGCCAGGGTCCTGGGGATGATGGCTCGTACCCACTCTGGCTTGTCTGATGGAATCCCCCTACAG TCCATCTCTGCTCCGGGCAGTGGCATTTGGAGTGATGGAAAGGACAAAAGTGATGGTTCTCAGGCCCACACTTGGAATGTAGAAGTTCTGATTGACGTGGTCAAAGAAGTT AACCCCAATCTGAACTTCAAAGAGGTGACCTACGAGCTCGATCACCCTGGCTTTATGATCCGGGACAGTAAGGGACTTCAGATGGTGGTGTATGGGATCCAGAGGGGCCTGGGCATGGAGGTGTTCCCTGTCGACCTCATCTACCGGCCCTGGAAGCATGCTGAGGGACAG CTGTCATTCATTCAGCACTCCCTCATGAGCCCAGATGTGTTCTGCTTCGCTGACTACCCCTGCCACACCGTAGCCATCGACATACTGAAGGCGCCACCCGAGGACGATAACAGGGAGATAGCCACCTG GAAGAGCCTGGACCTGGTGGAGAGCCTCCTGCGCCTCTCTGAGGTGGGCCAGTACGAGCAGGTGAAGCAGCTCTTCAGTTTCCCCATCAAGCACTGTCCTGACATGCTGGTGCTGGCGCTGCTGCAGATCAGCACCTCCTGGCACACCCTGCGCCACGAGCTCATCTCCACCCTCATGCCCATCTTCCTGGGCAACCATCCCAACTCTGCCATCATCTTGCACTACGCGTGGCACGGACAGGGACAGTCCCCCTCTATCCGTCAGCTGATCATGCACTCGATGGCAGAGTGGTACATGAGAGGAGAGCAGTACGACCAGGCCAAGCTGTCCCGCATCCTGGATGTGGCCCAGGACTTGAAG tctctttcaATGCTGCTAAATGGTACTCCATTTGCCTTTGTTATTGACCTTGCTGCACTTGCCTCTCGCCGTGAATACCTCAAACTTGACAAATGGCTGACTGACAAAATCCGAGAGCACGGG GAGCCCTTCATCCAGGCATGTGTAACGTTCCTGAAGAGACGCTGTCCCTCTATTATGGGTGGTCTGGCCCCAGAGAAGGACCAGCCCAAAAGCGCCCAGCTCCCCCCGGAAACGATGGCTACCATGCTGGGCTGTCTGCAGTCCTGTGCAGG GAGTGTGTCTCAAGAGCTCTCTGAGACTATCTTGACCATGGTTGCCAACTGTAGCAACGTCATGAACAAAGCCCGCCAGCCACCACCGGGGGTCATGCCAAAGGGACGTGCTCCCAGCACCAGCAGCCTAGACGCCATTTCCCCTGTGCAGGTATCGGTGTCTCCTCTCCAG ATGGATCCCCTGACAGCCATGGGTTCGCTGAACCTGAGCAGCTCTGCCACCTCTCACACACAGAGCATGCAGGGCTTCCCTACCCCGCTGGGCTCTGCCTTCAGCAACCCCCAGTCCCCAGCTAAGGCCTTCCCTCCACTGTCCAACCCCAACCCCAGCACACCATTTGGGGGGATTGGAAGCCTCTCTTCACAGCTAGGTAACACAG GTCCGCTGGGATCAGGCATTGGTTCTGGTCTTGGAATGCCAGCGGTGAGCAGCGATCCGTTTGGGACGAGGAAGATGAGCACACCGGGCCTGAATCCGACCACCTTTCAGCAGAGTAAGATGAAGGCCT CTGACCTATCTCAGGTGTGGCCCGAGGCTAACCAGCACTTTAGTAAGGAGATTGACGATGAGGCTAACAGTTACTTCCAGCGCATCTACAATCACCCCCCACACCCCACCATGTCTGTGGATGAG GTGCTGGAGATGTTGCAGAGGTTCAAGGACTCCACCATCAAGCGAGAGCGGGAGGTCTTTAACTGTATGCTGAGGAACTTGTTTGAGGAGTACCGCTTCTTCCCCCAGTACCCTGACAAGGAGCTGCACATCACCGCCTGCCTGTTCGGGGGGATCATCGAGAAGGGTCTTGTCACCTACATGGCCCTTGGGCTGGCCCTCAGATATGTCCTTGAAGCCTTAAGGAAGCCATTTGGATCCAAAATGTATTACTTTGGAATCGCTGCTCTAGATAGATTCAAAAATAG GCTGAAGGACTATCCCCAATATTGTCAGCATTTGGCCTCGATCGGCCACTTTCTGCAATTCCCCCTTACTTTACAAGAG TATATCGAGTATGGCCAACAGTCACGGGATCCTCCAGTGAAGATGCAAGGATCCATCACCACCCCTGGGAGCCTGGCGTTGGCTCAAGCTCAGGCCCAGTCTCAGCCTCCCAAAGCCCCCCAGTCTGGACAGCCCAGCACCCTGGTCACCACAGCTACTGCCACCACCACTGTCGCCAAAACCACTACCATCACACGACCTACCCCTGGCAGCTTCAAGAAGGATGTGCCG CCCTCCATCAACACCACAAACATTGACACTCTGCTAGTAGCAACAGACCAAACCGAGAGGATTGTGGAACCCCCAGAAAATGTTCAAGAGAAAATTGCTTTCATCTTCAATAACCTGTCACAATCCAACATGACACAGAAG GTTGAGGAGTTAAAGGAAACTGTGAAAGAGGAGTTTATGCCCTGGGTCTCCCAGTATCTTGTCATGAAGAGGGTCAGCATCGAGCCCAACTTCCACAGCCTATACTCCAACTTTCTAGACACTCTGAAGAACCCTGAGTTTGTCAAAATGGTCCTGAATGAAACTTACAGAAACATCAAG GTTCTCCTTACCTCTGATAAGGCAGCTGCAAACTTCTCTGATCGATCCCTACTGAAGAATTTGGGCCACTGGCTTGGCATGATCACTCTGGCAAAAAACAAGCCCATCCTGTACACG gatttGGAGGTAAAATCCCTCTTGTTGGAAGCCTATGTCAAGGGGCAGCAGGAGCTACTGTATGTGGTCCCGTTTGTGGCCAAAGTCCTGGAATCCAGTTTGCGTAGCGTG ATCTTCCGACCTCAGAATCCCTGGACCATGGCCATCATGAATGTTCTGGCAGAGTTGCATACGGAACATGATCTGAAG CTGAACTTAAAGTTTGAGATTGAGGTGCTGTGTAAGAACTTATCACTGGACATCAATGACCTGAAGCCTGGCACCCTGCTGAAAGACAAAGACAAGTTGAAGAGTCTGGAGGAGCAGCTCTCTGCACCAAAGAAAGAGGCCAAGCCCCCTGAAGAAATGATTCCTATTGTTAGCACAGGTATCCAGCACTTTCAAACTGGGATGCCCCTTGTCG GAGACTTTCTTCCATTTGCAGCTGCACCATCCACTCCCGCCCCAACCACCACTTGCTCAGCTACTGGGCCCCCTACCCCGCAGTTTAGCTATCATGACATCAATGTGTACGCCCTTGCAGGGCTAGCCCCTCACATCAATATCAACATCAAC ATCCCCTTGCTTCAAGCCCACCCTCAGCTCAAGCAGTGTGTGAGACAGTCCATTGAGCGGGCCGTGCAAGAGCTCGTCCACCCCGTAGTGGACCGCTCCATCAAGATCGCCATGACAACTTGCGAGCAGATCGTCAGGAAGGACTTTGCTCTGGACTCGGAGGAGTCGCGCATGCGTGTGGCAGCTCATCATATGATGCGCAACCTGACTGCCGGCATGGCCATGATCACCTGCCGGGAGCCCCTGCTCATGAGCATCGCCACCAACCTGAAGAACAGCTTTGCCGCTGCCCTCAGG GCCCCCACCCCCCAGCAGAGAGAGATGATGGAGGAGGCTGCTGCCAGGGTCGCCCAGGACAACTGTGAGCTGGCCTGCTGCTTCATCCAGaagactgcagtggagaaggctGGCCCAGAGATGGACAAGAGGCTGGCGACG GAGTTTGAGCTGAGGAAGCATGCCCGTCAGGAGGGCCGTCGCTACTGTGACCCCGTTGTGCTGACCTACCAGGCCGAGCGCATGCCAGAGCAGATCAGACTCAAG GTTGGAGGCGTAGACCCCAAACAGCTGGCAGTGTATGAGGAGTTTGCCCGGAACGTTCCAGGCTTCCTACCCAGCAACGACCTGTCTCAGCCCACAGGATTCCTTGCCCAACCCATGAAG caacaggcaTGGGCCACGGATGACGTGGCTCAGATCTATGACAAGTGCATGGCAGACCTGGAGCAGCACCTCCACGCCATCCCTCCCGCGCTGGCCATGAACCCTCAGACCCAGGCTTTGCGCAGCCTGCTGGAGGCCGTGGCCCTAGCCAGGAACTCCCGGGACGGCATCGCCGCTCTGGGCCTGCTGCAGAAG GCTGTGGAGGGTCTGCTGGATGCTACCAGTGGTGCCGATGCTGACTTGCTTCTGCGGTATAGAGAGTGCCACCTGCTGGTGCTCAAAGCCCTCCAGGACGGCCGGGCATACGGGCCACTGTGGTGCAACAAGCAGATTACCAG GTGCCTGATTGAGTGCCGTGATGAGTACAAGTACAACGTGGAGGCTGTGGAGCTGCTGATCAGAAACCACCTGGTCAACATGCAGCAGTATGACCTGCACCTGGCACAG TCTATGGAGAATGGGCTGCACTACATGGCGGTGGCGTTTGCCATGCAGCTGGTGAAGCTGCTGTTGGTGGATGAGCGCAGTGTGAGCCACATTACCGAGGCAGACTTGTTCCACACTATCGAGACTCTGATGCGAACCAGCGCCCACTCCAGGGCCAACGCACCTGAGGG GCTTCCTCAGCTGATGGACGTGGTCCGTTCCAACTACGAGGCCATGATTGACCGGGCCCACGGAGGACCCAACTTTATGATGCACTCTGGCATCTCCCAGGCATCCGAGTACGACGATCCGCCGGGCCTGAGGGAGAAGGCTGAGTACCTGCTGAGGGAATGGGTCAACCTGTACCATTCTGCAGCCGCCGGCCGGGACAGCACCAAGGCCTTCTCTGCCtttgtgggacag ATGCACCAGCAGGGCATTCTGAAGACCGATGACCTGATCACTCGTTTCTTCCGGCTGTGCACGGAGATGTGTGTGGAGATCAGCTACCGTGCGcaggccgagcagcagcacaacccCGCGGCCAGCGCCGCCATCATCAGGGCCAAGTGTTACCACAACCTGGACGCCTTTGTGCGCCTCATTGCCCTGCTGGTCAAGCACTCCGGAGAGGCCACCAACACTGTCACCAAGATCAACCTGCTCAACAAG GTTCTAGGTATTGTGGTTGGAGTGTTGATCCAGGACCATGATGTGAGACAGACTGAGTTCCAGCAGTTGCCTTACCACCGCATCTTCATCATGCTGTTGCTCGAGCTCAATGCCCCCGAGCACGTGCTCGAGACCATCAACTTCCAGACCCTCACCGCCTTCTG CAACACTTTCCACATCCTGAGGCCTACCAAAGCCCCTGGCTTTGTTTACGCTTGGCTGGAGTTGATCTCTCACCGTATCTTCATCGCCAGGATGCTGGCGCACACCCCACAGCAGAAG GGTTGGCCCATGTATGCGCAACTTCTCATTGATCTGTTCAAGTACCTGGCGCCCTTCCTGAGGAATGTTGAGCTTAACAAACCTATGCAAATCCTCTACAAG GGTACCCTGCGCGTCCTTCTGGTCCTACTGCATGACTTCCCAGAGTTCCTGTGCGACTACCACTACGGCTTCTGCGACGTCATCCCGCCCAACTGCATCCAGCTCCGCAACCTGATTCTGAGTGCCTTCCCACGCAACATGAGGCTTCCAGACCCCTTCACTCCCAATCTGAAG GTTGACATGCTCAGCGAGATCAACATCGCTCCGCGCATCCTCACAAACTTCACCGGAGTGATGCCCTCTCAGTTCAAGAAGGATCTGGACTCGTACCTGAAGACACGCTCCCCCGTCACCTTCCTCTCTGAGCTCCGCAGCAATCTGCAGGTAGGGGGCGCCACTCTGGGTCCCTGGAAGTATTTGCAGCACAACGACACATCTTTAGAACAG GTGTCAAATGAGCCAGGCAACCGTTACAACATCCAGCTGATCAACGCTCTGGTGCTGTATGTGGGAACCCAGGCCATTGCACACATCCACAACAAGGGCAGCACCCCCTCCATGAGCACCATCACTCACTCAGCCCACATGGACATCTTCCAGAACCTGGCTGTGGACCTGGACACTGAGG GGCGTTATCTCTTCCTGAATGCCATTGCCAATCAGCTGCGCTACCCAAACAGCCACACCCATTACTTCAGCTGCACCATGCTGTACCTGTTTGCTGAGGCCAACACTGAGGCAATCCAGGAGCAGATTACCAG GGTTCTTCTGGAGAGGCTGATTGTGAACAGGCCTCATCCCTGGGGACTGCTCATCACCTTCATCGAGCTCATCAAGAATCCCGCCTTCAAGTTCTGGAGCCACGACTTTGTACACTGTGCCCCGGAGATCGAGAA gttgTTCCAGTCAGTGGCTCAGTGCTGCATGGGGCAAAAGCAGGCTCAGCAGGTGATGGAGGGCACTGGTGccagttag